In Clostridiales bacterium, the following proteins share a genomic window:
- a CDS encoding IS982 family transposase, translated as MLELNKDYSIKEIVNLKDFVTIAYVLIDDIYQKVTPTHIINRCNINDSIMSDSEIITINIVGELLTIDSEKAWFSFCKKNMRDLFPRFCDRTRFNRTRRNLHAVIE; from the coding sequence ATGCTGGAGCTTAATAAAGATTATTCTATCAAAGAAATTGTGAACTTAAAAGACTTTGTAACTATCGCCTATGTTTTAATAGATGATATTTACCAAAAAGTCACTCCAACACATATTATAAACCGTTGTAATATCAATGATTCTATCATGAGTGACAGTGAAATAATTACCATTAATATAGTTGGCGAATTACTCACGATAGACTCTGAAAAAGCCTGGTTTAGTTTCTGTAAGAAAAATATGAGAGACTTATTTCCAAGATTCTGTGATAGGACCCGGTTTAATAGAACTCGAAGGAACCTACACGCAGTAATTGAG